The DNA sequence CCGGTTGAACGGTTCTTCAACATGATGTGGAACTACGTGCGCTTCGACTTCGGAGAGAGCTATTTCCGGTCCATCGGCGTGATCGACCTGGTGAAGGAAAAGCTGCCCGTGTCGATCTCGCTCGGGTTGTGGTCCACGCTGATCGCCTATCTGGTGTCGATCCCGCTGGGCATCCGCAAGGCGGTCCGGGACGGCAGCCGATTTGACACCTGGACGTCGGGCGCGATCATCGCGGCCTATGCGATTCCGGGATTCCTCTTTGCCATTCTGCTGCTGGTGCTGTTCGCGGGCGGATCCTATTGGCAGATTTTCCCGCTGCGCGGCCTGACCTCGGACAACTGGAGCGAACTGAGCCTCGGCGGCAAGATTGCCGATTACTTCTGGCATATCACCCTGCCGGTTCTGGCTTCGACCATCGGGGCCTTTGCGACGCTGACGCTGCTGACCAAGAACAGCTTTCTCGACGAAATCAAGAAGCAGTACGTGATCACGGCACGGGCCAAGGGGCTGTCCGAGCGCAAGGTGCTCTACGGTCACGTGTTCCGCAATGCGATGCTGATCATGATCGCCAGCTTTCCGGGCGTCTTCATCGGCGTCTTCTTCACCGGCTCGCTGATCATCGAGACGATCTTCAGCCTGGATGGGCTGGGCAGACTGGCGTTCGAAGCCACCGTGGCGCGCGACTATCCCATCGTGTTCGGCACGCTTTTCATTTTCGGCCTGATGGGGCTGGTTGTCGGGCTGATTTCGGACCTGATGTACGTGGCTGTCGATCCTCGCATCGACTTTGAAAAGCGGGAGGGCTGAGCGTGAGCGATCTAGCCAAAACCGACCCGCTGCCGCAGCGCCCGCCCGGACAGGAGGCGCCGCCGCCCGTGACCAAGGCACCGCGCGGCTGGCTGTCGCCGCTGAACCGGCGGCGCTGGAACAACTTCCGCCGCAACCGCCGCGCCTATTGGTCGATGTGGATTTTCGCGGTGCTGTTCGGTATTTCGCTGTTCGCCGAATTCGTGGCGAACGACAAGCCGATCCTGGTGAGCTACCGGGGCGAATACTACATGCCGATCTTCAACTTCTATCCCGAGACGGCGTTCGGCGGAGACTTCCAGACCGAAGCGGTTTATCGCGATCCGGAGGTGAAATGCCTGATCGCGACCGGGGGCATGGACCTGTGTTTCGACGACCCCGAAGGCTATTACGAAGATGCCCAGGACGGCGAGATCGACGGGGAGCCGATCCAGAACGGCTGGTCGGTCTGGCCGGTCATCCCCTATTCCTTCAATACCGCAGTAGACCGCCCCGGGGCCGCGCCGCTGCCGCCCAACGGACAGAACTGGCTGGGCACTGACGGCACCAAGCGCGACGTCATGGCCCGTGTGATCCACGGTTTCCGCCTGTCGATCCTTTTCACCCTGATCGTCACCGGCGCCGCCACGGTGATCGGGATCATTGCCGGCGCGTTGCAGGGGTTCTTCGGTGGATGGCTGGACCTGATTTTCCAGCGGGTGATCGAGATCTGGTCGGCGACGCCGTCGATCTATGTGATCATCATCATGTTCGCGATCCTCGGGCGAAGTTTCTGGCTGCTGGTCTTCCTGCTGGTCCTGTTTTCCTGGACCGGGCTGGTGGGCGTCGTGCGGGCCGAGTTCCTGCGCGCGCGCAACCTTGAATACGTGCGCGCGGCGCGGGCACTGGGGGTCAGCAACACCACCATCATGTTCCGCCACATGCTGCCCAACGCGATGGTTGCCACGCTGACCTTCCTGCCCTTCATCATCACCGGCACGATCAGCACACTGGCGATCCTGGACTTCCTTGGCTTCGGCCTGCCGTCTTCCGCCCCGTCGCTGGGCGAACTGACCCTGCAGGCCAAGCAGAACCTGCAGGCGCCCTGGCTGGCTTTCACCGCGTTTTTTACCTTTGCCATCATGCTGTCGCTGCTTGTCTTTATTTTCGAAGGCATCCGCGACGCCTTTGACCCCAGAAAGACCTTCTCATGACGCGGACACGGAAATTACGGAATTTCCGGCCCGATTTCTTCGAAGAAATCGGCCAGGGGGCGAAGGCATGAGCGCACCTTTACTGGATGTCCGCGACCTGAACGTCTCGTTCCGGCAGGACGGTGCACTGGTCAATGCGGTGCGCGGCGTGTCCTTTACCGTGCAGCGGGGCGAGACCGTGGCGCTGGTGGGCGAAAGCGGTTCCGGCAAATCCGTATCTGCGCTGTCCACCGTGTCGCTTCTGGGCGACAGCGCCGAGGTCTCCGGCTCCGTCACCTATGACGGGCAGCAGATGATCGGCGCGGACGCGGCGCTGTTGCGCAAGGTGCGCGGCAACGACATCAGTTTCATTTTTCAGGAACCGATGACTTCGCTCAATCCGCTGCACACCATCGAAAAACAGCTGGGCGAAAGCATCGCTTTGCACCAGGGACTGGTGGGGGACGACGCGCGGGCGCGCATCCTGGAACTGCTGGAAAGGGTGGGGATCAACGACGCGCAAAGCCGACTGGGCGCCTATCCGCACCAGCTTTCCGGCGGTCAGCGTCAGCGGGTGATGATCGCCATGGCGCTGGCCAACAAGCCGGACGTGCTGATCGCGGACGAGCCGACCACCGCGCTGGACGTGACAATCCAGGCCCAGATTCTCGAACTGCTGAAAGAACTCAAGGACAGCGAAGGCATGGGCCTGCTGTTCATCACGCACGACCTTGGCATCGTGCGGCGCATCGCCGACCGTGTCTGCGTGATGCAGAAGGGCGTGATCGTCGAGCAGGGCCCCACGCACGAGATTTTCGACAATCCGCAACATCCCTATACGCTGAAACTGCTCAGCGCCCAACCCACGGGCAGTCCCGAACCGGTCCCGGCTGACGCGCCGGAGATCGTATCGACCGAGAATCTCAAGGTCTGGTTTCCGATCCAGCGTGGCCTGCTGCGGCGCACCGTCGGACATGTGAAGGCGGTGAACGACACGACCCTGTCGGTCCGCGCGGGCGAGACGCTGGGCATCGTGGGCGAAAGCGGGTCTGGCAAGACGACATTGGCACTGGCGATCATGCGGCTGATCCAGTCGGAAGGGCGGATCACCTTTATCGGCGAGGACGTGCGCAAGTGGTCCACCCGGCAGCTGCGACGGCTGCGGGCGGACATGCAGATCGTCTTTCAGGACCCGTTCGGGTCGCTCAGCCCGCGGATGACCTGTTTCCAGATCATCTCGGAAGGCCTCGGCATTCATGGCATCGGCAAGGGGCAGGACCAGCGCGTGCTGGTGCACGAGGTGATGGAGGAAGTGGGGCTCGATCCGGCAACCATGGACCGCTACCCGCATGAGTTCTCCGGCGGGCAACGCCAGCGGATTGCCATCGCCCGCGCGATGGTGTTGCGGCCGAAACTGCTGGTGCTGGACGAACCGACGAGCGCGCTGGACATGACCGTTCAGGTCCAGATCGTCGATTTGCTGCGGAACCTGCAGGAGAAATACGGGCTGGCCTATCTCTTCATCAGCCACGACCTGAGGGTGGTTCGGGCGATGTCGCACAATGTGCTGGTGATGAAGCGGGGCGATGTGATCGAATATGGGCCGGCGGACGACCTCTATGACAACCCGCAGACCGAATACACACAGACCCTTCTGCAGGCGGCGACCTGAAGGCGCGCCGGCGTTCGCTTACATTGCGGGCCGTCTTACCTGAACCCGTCGGGGCTGCGCGTGCCGGTGGGCCGCCACCGATGCCGTTTTTCAGTCGGGGTGGGCCTGTCTGCCCGGATCGCCGTGCGCATGGCTGCTGCGTAGATATGTAACATCTCTTTTCCTCCGGTTTTGACTTTGACCCTTCACATATTGAGGTAATTGGGGCCAAATGCGACTCATGTAATATTGAAGCATGAAAGTCAGGGTTACATATGGATTGGAGAGCTCTTCCACCGCTGGCCGCGCTGCGTGCTTTCTCTGCCTTTGCCCAATGCGGTAATGTGCAGGCGGCAGGCACGGCGCTGGGGGTCAGCCATGCGGCGATCAGCCAGCAGCTGCGCGCGTTGGAGGCACATCTGGACGTGGCGCTGCTGGACCGGTCGGGCCGATCCATGCGGCTGACGCCCAAGGGCGAGATTCTGGCCAAGGCGCTCCATGCGGGCTTTGCCGCAATGATCGAAGCGGCGCAGGACATCACCGGCGAACGCGATGCGCGACCGCTGCATATCTCCTGCACGCCGACCTTTGCGGCCTCGTGGCTGATGCCCCGCCTGCCGTCCTTCCGTGCCGCCCACCCGGAGGCGAGCCTGCGGCTCGACCCGACGCCTGCGCTGGCGGAGCTGTCGCCGGATGGTATCGACATCGCCATCCGCTATGGCACGGGCCCCTGGCCGGGGCTTGAGACGGAACTGCTGACGCTGTCGCCCATGGTCGTCGTTGCCGCGCCCAGGCTGGTAGGGGAGGGGCCTTTGCCGCCGCTGGAAACGCTGTCCGACTATCCCTGGCTGGAAGAGGCGAGCACCACGGAAAGCACAGACTGGTTACGCCGCCTTGGGCAGGGGGACCTTGCGCCCAGGGCACTGATGCAGGTGCCGGGCAATCTGCTGCTGGATGGGGCGCGGGACGGGCAGGGGGTGGCGGTGACGGTGCACCTGTTCGTCGCGCGGGATATCGCGTCGGGACGCCTGCGCGAGTTGCATCGGGCGGACCGGCCCGGAGCGGGGTATCACCTGGTAACGCGGCCCGGCGTCATGCGGCCCGCGCTGAAGGATTTCGTGCAATGGATCCGCCGCGAGGCGGCTCAGGATCCGCCAGTCAACCCGGCCCTACCATGAAGCAGCTGATGTTGCGCGCGGCAAGCCTGCGACACGCCAGGTCGGCGCTGTCGCGGGTCATTCCGAGGAAATTCGCATCGAACCCCTGTGGCCGCTTCACCACCTTGCGCAGGCTTCCGTCCAGCGTGGCCATTTCAGACAGCGCAGTCTTCAGCAGCACCTTCTCGGCGGCATAGCGGCTGGGATAACGGCCCAGGTTCACACCCCATTGCCGCCCGCCCGAGGTCGAGACCCGGCTGACAACTTCCTGCTCTACCGGCGCGGGGGCCGCCGCGGCAACCATGGCCTGGGGGCGGATCGTTGGCCGCGCCGAAACTTGGGCGGCAGAGGCCAGTGTGACCACACCATCTTCCGCTGCGGGCGCCGGGGGAGTGATCGCGGGGCTCTGCACCGCTTCCTTCAGCGCCGCGGTGACGTCGGCGTTGCTGACCACCGGATCGGCAGCGGCGACAAGCACCTGAGCCTCTGTGCCGGGCCGCAACTGCGGTCGCTTGGACGTCGTGACCGCGCCGACGAGGCGGATCGTCTTGCCCGCGCCACCGGCGCTGTTGCCGGTGTCCTCGTCCTCCACGTCCGCATAGACCATCTCGCGCTTCGGCTTGTTCAGGGGGGCGTTCGACGGGGCCCGGCGGAAGCCAAGGTCCATCAGTTCCGCCACCTTGGCGTTGCGCGATGCTGTGGATTTGCCGCCAAAGACGGTAACGATGATCCGTTCATTGCCCCGTTCCGCAGAGGCGGTGAGGTTGAAGCCCGCCGCCCGTGTGTAGCCGGTCTTGATCCCGTCCGCACCCTTGTAGGACGACAGGAAACGGCGGTTGGTGTGGCTGACCTTGCGGACCCCGGCATCGGCGGTAATGCGCGAGAACAGGTTGTAGTACTGCGGGTAGTCATACAGCAGATGCCGCCCCATCAGGGTCATGTCGTGGGCGGTGGACAGGTGGCCCGCCTCGGTCAGGCCATGCATGTTCTTGAAGGTGGTGCGCGTCATGCCCAACGATTTCGCGGTGCGGTTCATCCGGCGGGCAAATTTGGCTTCGGACCCTTCGATCGCTTCCCCGATTGCGGTGGCGGCGTCATTGGCCGATTTCACCGCCGCAGCGCGGATCAGGTACCGCAGCTTGATCTTCTGGCCCGGACGCATACCCAGCTTGCTGGGCGGCTCAGCGGCTGCATTCTTTGAGATCGTCACCTCGGTATCCAGGCCGATTTCACCCCGGCGGACCGCCTCGAAAGCGATGTAGAGCGTCATCATCTTGGTCAGGGACGCCGGATGCAACCGGGTGTCCGCGTTCTGTGAATGAAGCACTTTCCCGGTTCGGGCGTCGATCACATAGGCGGCATAGGGGGCTGCGATGGCGCTGAGCGGTAAGACCACGAGAAGCCATATTGCCGCGATGAAAAATAGCCCGAAGCGGGCCGGCTGAATGCGCCGCGCCTTCATTTTGAACCTGCCTTTTTTGCCTCTGGACCGCCGATTTTTCGGCTGGCCTCATTTTGATTGGGAGTAAGGTAACACAGGTTCAATTTTGGGAGAAGTCATAACGTACTGGTAAATCATAGAAAACAGGCGCACGTGCCGTCCACATCTAGCGGCAACCTAAAATGGCGCCACAATAGGGGCCATTAAGGCGAAAATGTGGCGATAGCTGGGCGGAAATGCCTTTTTCCAAGGACTGCGTCCTGATGGCATCTCAGCTCGCCGATTTGCACCGCCGGATGAGATCGGGCAGCTTCGAAAGATCAGGGATTTCCGCGAACCTCGGGTGGTTCTCAGGCGCCTTGGCGTGTTCCAGCGCCCAGGTCAGCCCATGCGGCACCAGCACGCCCCAGCCGCCCGCTTCCAGCATCGGTAAAACGTCCGAGGCCATTGAATTGCCCACCATCATCCCCTGATCCGCGCCGGTGCCGTGACGCTCGAAGATGTCGGCATATTCGGTGGGTGTCTTGTGCGAGACCACTTCGATCGCATCGAATCGATCCCGCAGGCCCGATTGTTCGACCTTGCGCATCTGGTCCAGCAAATCGCCCTTGGTGATCATCACCAGCTTATGGTCGCTCCGCAGCAGCTCAAGCGTGTCCTCGACGGCCGGCAGCAGCTCGATCGGATGGGACAGCATATCGCGACCCGCATCGAGGATGTCGCCGATCACCGTGGCTGGCACCTTGCCGTCGGTGATCTCGATCGCGGTTTCGATCATCGACAGGGTGAACCCCTTGATCCCAAAACCATAATGCGAAATGTTGCGCCTTTCCGCCTCGGTCAGGCGGTCCATCAGATCCGGTTTGTCGGCGTGGTCGGCCAGAAGCTCCGCAAAGCGGTCCTGCGTGAGGGCAAAGAACTGTTCGTTCTGCCATAACGTGTCGTCGGCGTCGAAACCGATGGTGGTCAATGGCGTGGACATTTCCAAGCTGCCTCTTTTCTCGTAACGCGAACAGGTTATATACACCCACACACGACTCACAACGCACAGCAACCTGCCGGAGCAGCAATGCGCCCTGACGAATACATGATGGCGAACAGGTCGGACGATGACGGTCAGACCGATCTGCTGACCAAGACCAAGCCCAAGACGAAGCGGCCGCCGCTCTACAAGGTGCTGCTGCTGAACGACGACTTCACACCGATGGAGTTCGTCGTGCATGTGCTTGAGCGATTCTTCGGGCTCAATCATGCGCAGGCGTTCGAGATCATGCTGACGGTCCACAAGAAAGGGCTGGCCGTGGTCGGGGTCTTCAGCCACGAGATCGCGGAAACCAAGGTCGCACAGGTGATGGATTTCGCGCGTCGGCATCAGCATCCGTTGCAGTGCACGATGGAAAAAGAAGAATAGCGTGTGATTGACGCACGTCTGGATCTGGCTCTTCAAGGCGGGCTTGAGCTGCCGGAAGAGGGGCAGATCGCCGTTTTCCGGCCCCCCGAGGACGCGCAGCTGCCCGGGATCGACCGTGATCGCTGTCATATCGTACAGGATTTCAAACCTGTTTTCGATGCCTGGGAAGCGCGCGGATATACTGCGGTGCGGATGATCCGCGACCGCTATGCCGCCGCCATCGTCTGCCTGCCCCGCGCCAAATCCGAGGCTCGTGCCCTGATCGCGGCGGCCTGTGGCACCTGCGACGGGGTTGTCGTGATCGACGGTCAGAAAACGCAGGGCATCGATTCCATATTTCGCGAGATGAAAGCCCGGGTCACAGTGAACGGCCCGATATCAAAGGCGCATGGCAAACTGTTCTGGATCGACGCCGCGG is a window from the Sulfitobacter sp. THAF37 genome containing:
- a CDS encoding ABC transporter permease; the protein is MTKAPRGWLSPLNRRRWNNFRRNRRAYWSMWIFAVLFGISLFAEFVANDKPILVSYRGEYYMPIFNFYPETAFGGDFQTEAVYRDPEVKCLIATGGMDLCFDDPEGYYEDAQDGEIDGEPIQNGWSVWPVIPYSFNTAVDRPGAAPLPPNGQNWLGTDGTKRDVMARVIHGFRLSILFTLIVTGAATVIGIIAGALQGFFGGWLDLIFQRVIEIWSATPSIYVIIIMFAILGRSFWLLVFLLVLFSWTGLVGVVRAEFLRARNLEYVRAARALGVSNTTIMFRHMLPNAMVATLTFLPFIITGTISTLAILDFLGFGLPSSAPSLGELTLQAKQNLQAPWLAFTAFFTFAIMLSLLVFIFEGIRDAFDPRKTFS
- a CDS encoding ABC transporter ATP-binding protein, yielding MSAPLLDVRDLNVSFRQDGALVNAVRGVSFTVQRGETVALVGESGSGKSVSALSTVSLLGDSAEVSGSVTYDGQQMIGADAALLRKVRGNDISFIFQEPMTSLNPLHTIEKQLGESIALHQGLVGDDARARILELLERVGINDAQSRLGAYPHQLSGGQRQRVMIAMALANKPDVLIADEPTTALDVTIQAQILELLKELKDSEGMGLLFITHDLGIVRRIADRVCVMQKGVIVEQGPTHEIFDNPQHPYTLKLLSAQPTGSPEPVPADAPEIVSTENLKVWFPIQRGLLRRTVGHVKAVNDTTLSVRAGETLGIVGESGSGKTTLALAIMRLIQSEGRITFIGEDVRKWSTRQLRRLRADMQIVFQDPFGSLSPRMTCFQIISEGLGIHGIGKGQDQRVLVHEVMEEVGLDPATMDRYPHEFSGGQRQRIAIARAMVLRPKLLVLDEPTSALDMTVQVQIVDLLRNLQEKYGLAYLFISHDLRVVRAMSHNVLVMKRGDVIEYGPADDLYDNPQTEYTQTLLQAAT
- a CDS encoding LysR family transcriptional regulator produces the protein MDWRALPPLAALRAFSAFAQCGNVQAAGTALGVSHAAISQQLRALEAHLDVALLDRSGRSMRLTPKGEILAKALHAGFAAMIEAAQDITGERDARPLHISCTPTFAASWLMPRLPSFRAAHPEASLRLDPTPALAELSPDGIDIAIRYGTGPWPGLETELLTLSPMVVVAAPRLVGEGPLPPLETLSDYPWLEEASTTESTDWLRRLGQGDLAPRALMQVPGNLLLDGARDGQGVAVTVHLFVARDIASGRLRELHRADRPGAGYHLVTRPGVMRPALKDFVQWIRREAAQDPPVNPALP
- a CDS encoding HAD family hydrolase, which encodes MSTPLTTIGFDADDTLWQNEQFFALTQDRFAELLADHADKPDLMDRLTEAERRNISHYGFGIKGFTLSMIETAIEITDGKVPATVIGDILDAGRDMLSHPIELLPAVEDTLELLRSDHKLVMITKGDLLDQMRKVEQSGLRDRFDAIEVVSHKTPTEYADIFERHGTGADQGMMVGNSMASDVLPMLEAGGWGVLVPHGLTWALEHAKAPENHPRFAEIPDLSKLPDLIRRCKSAS
- a CDS encoding microcin C ABC transporter permease YejB, yielding MGAYIVRRLLLIIPTLFGIMLVNFALAQFVPGGPVEQAIARIQGGGDVFAGFASGGNDAGATEVGTGSEYVGSRGLPPEFIEELEREFGFDKPPVERFFNMMWNYVRFDFGESYFRSIGVIDLVKEKLPVSISLGLWSTLIAYLVSIPLGIRKAVRDGSRFDTWTSGAIIAAYAIPGFLFAILLLVLFAGGSYWQIFPLRGLTSDNWSELSLGGKIADYFWHITLPVLASTIGAFATLTLLTKNSFLDEIKKQYVITARAKGLSERKVLYGHVFRNAMLIMIASFPGVFIGVFFTGSLIIETIFSLDGLGRLAFEATVARDYPIVFGTLFIFGLMGLVVGLISDLMYVAVDPRIDFEKREG
- a CDS encoding D-alanyl-D-alanine carboxypeptidase family protein, whose amino-acid sequence is MKARRIQPARFGLFFIAAIWLLVVLPLSAIAAPYAAYVIDARTGKVLHSQNADTRLHPASLTKMMTLYIAFEAVRRGEIGLDTEVTISKNAAAEPPSKLGMRPGQKIKLRYLIRAAAVKSANDAATAIGEAIEGSEAKFARRMNRTAKSLGMTRTTFKNMHGLTEAGHLSTAHDMTLMGRHLLYDYPQYYNLFSRITADAGVRKVSHTNRRFLSSYKGADGIKTGYTRAAGFNLTASAERGNERIIVTVFGGKSTASRNAKVAELMDLGFRRAPSNAPLNKPKREMVYADVEDEDTGNSAGGAGKTIRLVGAVTTSKRPQLRPGTEAQVLVAAADPVVSNADVTAALKEAVQSPAITPPAPAAEDGVVTLASAAQVSARPTIRPQAMVAAAAPAPVEQEVVSRVSTSGGRQWGVNLGRYPSRYAAEKVLLKTALSEMATLDGSLRKVVKRPQGFDANFLGMTRDSADLACRRLAARNISCFMVGPG
- the clpS gene encoding ATP-dependent Clp protease adapter ClpS, with the protein product MRPDEYMMANRSDDDGQTDLLTKTKPKTKRPPLYKVLLLNDDFTPMEFVVHVLERFFGLNHAQAFEIMLTVHKKGLAVVGVFSHEIAETKVAQVMDFARRHQHPLQCTMEKEE